AAAGCTGTAATGATTTTATTAATCACTTTCTTATAGTCAGCAACAGTGTACTTTCTTCTCATATTCTTGAGGATTTCATCATCACCTGATTGAAGAGGAATGTGAAAGTGATCTTTAAATTTTGGAGAGCTCTTAAATACTTCTAGGAGTTCGTCAGTAATTGTATTGGGCTCAACGCTTGATAGTCTCAGTCTTTCAAGTCCATCTAGGTCTAGGAGCGCGCGAACCATATCTGTTAATTTTTCGCCCGATGAAGTTTCATACTCACCGATATTTACGCCCGTTAGAACAATTTCTTTAAATCCGTTTGCAAGTAGCTCTCTTGCATTCTCTAATGCTCCATCAATACTAATGGCCTTAGATCTTCCTCTTGCAAATGGAATAATACAAAATGAACAAACGTAATTACATCCATCTTGTATTTTTAGGAATGCTCTCGTGTGAGAGTCGGAAGTTGTGGTCGCTGCTCCATAGAAGTCTGTTGTTTTGTCTACGTGAATAGCTGTTGTCTCTTCTTCGTTTAGGTAATCGAAGACTTTATATTTTTCAGATGTTCCAAGAACGAGGTCAACACCTTGCATATTTGCAATAGTCTCAGGCTCCATCTGAGCGTAGCAACCGGCCACGACAATTTTGCCTTCTGGAGATGATTTATGAGCCTTTCTAATAAGGTTTCTACATGTAGAGTCAGCAGCATCAGTTACTGTACAAGTGTTGATGAACATAACATCAGCTTTCTCACCAAATTCAACAATCTCATAACCACGATCGGTAAAGCCCTTGGCCACAGAGCCAGTTTCTGAGAAATTAAGCCTACAACCTAGTGTATGTAGGGCAACTTTTTTTGTTGGATTATTTTCAGTATTTTCCACTTCTTAAACCTATTTTCAATTATTCCTGCACAACATAGTTAATGACGCGCTTTCAGACAAGTAGCAAAGTATATTTTTTATATTATTTACTCAATTTATCCAACTTTTTGTTTGACAGAAAAGCAGATAATCTTTATTCTCATTTTCACGTTCAAAGATGAATTTATGGTCTCGTAGCTCAGTTGGTTAGAGCATCTCCCTTTTAAGGAGAATGTCCTGTGTTCGAGTCACAGCGAGATCACCATTTTTACTTTTAATGTGCTCCCATCGTCTAGCCTGGTCTAGGACACCGCCTTTTCACGGCGGTAACAGGGGTTCGAATCCCCTTGGGAGTACCATTAAAAAGCAAAAAAAGCCCAGAACTAAGTCTGGGCTTTTTTGTGTCCAGTTAATATGACTCTCTCTAGTAATTCCAGTTGTTTAGGTTGTCTTGACCTCTTTATACAAATTAATTTTAATTAATACTATCGCGTGGAAAGCCGATAAATAGACATATGAAAAATATATTAAGCAGTCTAAATATTGAGCTCTTCGAGGCCCTAGAGATAGGTCTTGCGATTAATGATTTAGATGGGAACCTCTTATATGTAAACAAGGCTTACTCAAACCTTATTGGGTACACACAGGCCGAGGTTGCAGAGCTTAGTTATTGGGAAATTACTCCAAAGAAATATACTTCAATGGAAGAGAAGCAACTAGAACTACTTGAGAGTCAAAAGGCCTACGGTCCATATGATAAAGAGTATATTCACAAAAATGGTTCCTTGATCCCTGTTAGACTTAATGGAAAGGTTATAGAGATAGCTGGTAAGAGCTATATTTGGTCGACAGTTGAAGATGTTAGCTTTTCAAAATCAAAAGAAATTTCTGCCAACCTAGAGAGCACTGCGGATCTAATAGAGAAGGCCGTGACCGAGATTTTTATTTTAGATTTCGCGAATTTTAAATTTTTATATGTGAATGAAGCTGCCCGTGAAAATATAGGCTACTTAATGAGTGAACTTACTTCGCTTACTCTTGAGGATGTAGGGCATGAGTTAAGAGGTGAGAAGTTTTCTCAATCAATTGCTACATTGAAGACTCATGAAGTAGATCAGTTAGAAATTGAATCAAAGATAGTAAGAAAAGATGGCACAAAATACGACTCTGTCATTAAGCTTAAAATTGCTAGTTATCAAGGAAAGCCATGCTACGTAGCTTATATCAACGATGTAACAACGATTAAGTCTATTGAGAGGAAGAGAAATGAGGCGCTAGTAGAACTTGATAAATCTTTACAGTTTCAAAAAGTAATTCAGCAAGGTGCTGCTTATGCCATTATTGCAACTACGGTAGATGGTATTATTAATAGCTTTAATCCAGCAGCAGAAAGACTGCTAGGGTATAAGCAAGAAGACCTTATAGGCAAAGAGACTCCAGCCCTGTTTCATGACTTAGAGGAAGTGGTTGAGAGAAGTGAGAAATATGGAAAGATTATCAATGAATCGATAGAACCAGGATTTAAAACTTTCAAATGTCTTACTGATGCGAGAATTCCGAATGAAGATGAATGGACCTATATTAACAAAAGTGGAAAAAGAATTCCTGTCTTACTCTCTATAACAGCTTTGAAGGATAGTAAGAGTGTCACAACAGGCTACCTAGGTATTGCAAAGGACATAACAGAGAGAAAACTTAAAGAGGTTGCACTCCAAAATGCGATAGAAGAAGCAGAGAGAGCTCTAGAGATAAAGAGTGAATTCTTGGCAAATATGTCTCATGAGGTGAGAACTCCAATGAATGGTATTCTTGGCATGACCTCTCTTTTAATGAATGATGTGAAAGATAAAGAAGTTCTTGAGGGCCTAGAAATAATTAATAAGAGTGCCTTATCTTTATTGGGGATTATAAATGATATATTAGATCTATCTAAGATAGAGTCAGGTAAGTTTAAAATTAATCCTATTCACTTTAGTTTCAAAAATTTAATTTCTGATAGAATCAAAGTAAATAAGGCTGCATTAAGTGGAAAGTCTATAAAGCTAGAGTCTAGCTACAATAGAGATGTTCCTGATGAGATTTATGCAGATGAACTAAGGTTAGAGCAGGTTATCAACAACCTATTAAGTAATGCAATTAAATTTACCTTCTCTGGAGAGATCAGGATTACTGTCGACATTGAGAAAGGGACTGATAGCAAGAACTATATTATTTGCTCTGTTGAGGATTCAGGCATTGGTATATCAAAGGATCAACAAGAAAATATATTTGATAGTTTCACACAGGCTGATAGTACGACCACTAGAAGGTTTGGTGGGACTGGACTTGGACTCGCAATAACAAGAAACTTAGTAGAATTGATGGGTGGAAGTATATGGTTAGAGAGCACAGAAGGCGAGGGTTCCCTATTTACTTTTAAAGTACCAGTAGAGGTATCTAGCCAAGCTAAGATTAGAAAAAACGAAACTAAAGGGCTTCCTTATGAGGCGACTCCAATAAAGACTCTAGTAGTAGAGGATAATCTCGTAAATCAGAAAGTAGTTTGTAGACTCTTGAGTAAGCTGGGAATTACTGCTGAGGTTGCCGCTAATGGCCAGGAGTGTTTAGAGGCATTAAGGAAGCAGAAGTTCGACTTAGTTTTAATGGATTGTCATATGCCAGTTCTTGATGGTTTTGAAGCTACAAGGGCAATTCTTAAAGAGTACAAAGAAGATCGTCCATATATTATTGCTGTAACAGCAAGTGCTATGTCTGAGGATGTTGCAAGGTGTCATGAGGTTGGAATGGATAGCTTTGTTTCTAAGCCTGTTTCAATCAACTCTATCAGAGAAGCTCTTGTAAAGTTCAAGAAAAGCTTGAAGTAGACCGTTCTTATTTCTCTTTATTATCGTTTACAAATAACTCATTCAATGAAAAACACTATAGTGTTTAAACTTGAATGGAGAGAAAATGAAGAGTTGTTGCGAAAGTAAGAGTACGGAGTTAGATCAGCTTAGAGAGAAGCAGAAGAATGTTCTAATTATTGTACTTATTATTAATTTTTCAATGTTCTTAGTTGAATTCTTTTATGGACTACTCTCAAATTCTACAGCACTACTATCTGACTCGTTAGATATGCTTGGAGACGCCACAGTTTACGCCTTTAGCCTTTATGTAATTAATAAGAGTGTGAAGTGGAAGGCAAAAGCGGCGATCTTAAAAGGGGTAATAATCACTCTATTTGGTCTTTATGTATTTGGTGAAGCTCTTTATAAGGCAATGTCAGATGTATTACCTGCGGCAAAGACTATGGGGGCCGTTGGACTACTTGCACTAACAGCTAATGCAAGTTGCCTATTTCTTCTCCTAAGACATCGAGAAGATGACATTAATATGAAGTCTACTTGGATTTGTTCAAGGAATGACATTATTGCTAATGTAGGAATACTTCTAGCGGCAGGTCTCGTTTACCTACTAGAGAGCAAATGGCCTGATATTATAATTGGGATGATCATTGCTGGAGTATTTTTAAGGTCTGCCTTTGCTATCTTAGGAGAGTCTCTTAGAATCTTTAAGAACGCCCCAGAAAATCCACAATAAAGTCATAGAATAAGCAGTACAGGGCAACCGGGACCGGTAGTCCAAGTACTGTGCCTAGAAAATAGTCTTTAAATTTTACTCTAGACATTGATAATGTGTAGTTTAGGGCCGGATTGGTCTGCATTAATACTCTTAGAATGAATATCGTTCTGATTGGGTGAGCTTCAAGCTGTCTAAGAGCTTTATTCGCATACTTATTCTTAAGCTCATTTAAGAGACCTTTCCCAAAGAAGCTAATGAGAAAAAAACTCGAGCAACAAGCTGTAATTGCACCAGTTAGGATGAGAATATATGCAATATGTGTTGGAAATACTAGAATAGGGGCGCTTATTATAATCCAGCCTGGGATGTAGAATAGATTTGCGACACAGAAGAGGGCGATAAAAATTAGTGATGAAAGAAGTAGATTCCCTTCTAGTAAAAGGGTTAACTTCTGTGTTGTTGCAAAATCTGCGAGTCCAAATTGCTTTGCCAAGAAAATAATGGCACAGATAGATAGGATTAATATAATTAATTTCTTATTTGCTTTCATTAATTCATTGTAGTGACCAACAGATAATATTGTAAAAGAGTTTCTCTTAATATATCCAATTGACTTTCTTGAGCTAAAAAATTATAAATGCCATTCGAAATAATTATGGTCTCGTAGCTCAGTTGGTTAGAGCATCTCCCTTTTAAGGAGAATGTCCTGTGTTCGAGTCACAGCGAGATCACCATTTTTATTTTTAATGTGCTCCCATCGTCTAGCCTGGTCTAGGACACCGCCTTTTCACGGCGGTAACAGGGGTTCGAATCCCCTTGGGAGTACCATTAAAAAGTAAAAAAAGCCCAGACTTAGTTCTGGGCTTTTTTGTGTCTACTTTAACAAAGCAAGGTTGAGATCATTTAACTTTAAAATATAATTAAAAAGATATTTATTTCTTTTAGCGAAAAAGAATATTATTTTCCTTGTAAATGGAGACTTACTCATCAAAAGGGCTAAATGAGTCCAGATCCAGTAATTCATATAGAGAAAATTTATTTTAAGTTTTTCTTTGATTCCGAAGTTGTCAAAATTATCAGTAATAATATTACTCGCTTTGATACCGAGTGATATACCTTCTCCTGTAATTCCGTCTAGGAAATGATAGGCGTCTCCTAGAAAGAAAAGGTTCTTATGACTTATTGAAGAGCTAACTTCGTCAAATGGTCCATATCCCTTAAAGTCATTTAGAGATTTCTCTTCAATAAGCTTTTCTCTCAGTAATGGGAAGTGAGAAAGCAGTTTACTCTTTAAGTTGGCTCCCGATTCAATGGAGTCTTTAAACCAAAGGAAGGCCACTTCTATTGTCTTATTTGAAATAGGGGTGACGTAGGCCTCTATAGAGTCGCTCCAATAAACTTGTACGCTATTTGACCATGGAGCAATATCATAATGAATACGTGCGCCAATTCTCGAGGGAATTATTCTCTTCTTAGAATGTCCCGTGTTCTTTCGCGTCCAAGAGTTAAGTCCATCGCAAGCAAAGATAAAGTCAAATTCTAATATATTAGGACCTATTGTTAATGTGTAACTGTCTTCTTTCTCATTAATGCTATCAATCTTTGTTTCTGGACATAAAGTGATATGTGGGTTTTGGGAAGCTATGTTGAAAAGTTGCTCTGAGAGCTCAGTTCTCTTTGTTCCAACGGCCGGGCCATGTAGGTTACCACGAAG
This sequence is a window from Halobacteriovorax sp. JY17. Protein-coding genes within it:
- the mtaB gene encoding tRNA (N(6)-L-threonylcarbamoyladenosine(37)-C(2))-methylthiotransferase MtaB, coding for MENTENNPTKKVALHTLGCRLNFSETGSVAKGFTDRGYEIVEFGEKADVMFINTCTVTDAADSTCRNLIRKAHKSSPEGKIVVAGCYAQMEPETIANMQGVDLVLGTSEKYKVFDYLNEEETTAIHVDKTTDFYGAATTTSDSHTRAFLKIQDGCNYVCSFCIIPFARGRSKAISIDGALENARELLANGFKEIVLTGVNIGEYETSSGEKLTDMVRALLDLDGLERLRLSSVEPNTITDELLEVFKSSPKFKDHFHIPLQSGDDEILKNMRRKYTVADYKKVINKIITAFPNAGIGADLICGFPGETKEQFENTYNLVKELPITHFHVFPYSKRKGTTASKLDNHIHNATKKERVKSLLHLGEAKLSLFSEDQIGSQSEVLFERRTRDGLYTGYTTNYVKVYVQTELELKNQIRNVYLKEYKDGKVFAELIQ
- a CDS encoding PAS domain S-box protein, encoding MKNILSSLNIELFEALEIGLAINDLDGNLLYVNKAYSNLIGYTQAEVAELSYWEITPKKYTSMEEKQLELLESQKAYGPYDKEYIHKNGSLIPVRLNGKVIEIAGKSYIWSTVEDVSFSKSKEISANLESTADLIEKAVTEIFILDFANFKFLYVNEAARENIGYLMSELTSLTLEDVGHELRGEKFSQSIATLKTHEVDQLEIESKIVRKDGTKYDSVIKLKIASYQGKPCYVAYINDVTTIKSIERKRNEALVELDKSLQFQKVIQQGAAYAIIATTVDGIINSFNPAAERLLGYKQEDLIGKETPALFHDLEEVVERSEKYGKIINESIEPGFKTFKCLTDARIPNEDEWTYINKSGKRIPVLLSITALKDSKSVTTGYLGIAKDITERKLKEVALQNAIEEAERALEIKSEFLANMSHEVRTPMNGILGMTSLLMNDVKDKEVLEGLEIINKSALSLLGIINDILDLSKIESGKFKINPIHFSFKNLISDRIKVNKAALSGKSIKLESSYNRDVPDEIYADELRLEQVINNLLSNAIKFTFSGEIRITVDIEKGTDSKNYIICSVEDSGIGISKDQQENIFDSFTQADSTTTRRFGGTGLGLAITRNLVELMGGSIWLESTEGEGSLFTFKVPVEVSSQAKIRKNETKGLPYEATPIKTLVVEDNLVNQKVVCRLLSKLGITAEVAANGQECLEALRKQKFDLVLMDCHMPVLDGFEATRAILKEYKEDRPYIIAVTASAMSEDVARCHEVGMDSFVSKPVSINSIREALVKFKKSLK
- a CDS encoding cation diffusion facilitator family transporter produces the protein MKSCCESKSTELDQLREKQKNVLIIVLIINFSMFLVEFFYGLLSNSTALLSDSLDMLGDATVYAFSLYVINKSVKWKAKAAILKGVIITLFGLYVFGEALYKAMSDVLPAAKTMGAVGLLALTANASCLFLLLRHREDDINMKSTWICSRNDIIANVGILLAAGLVYLLESKWPDIIIGMIIAGVFLRSAFAILGESLRIFKNAPENPQ
- a CDS encoding VTT domain-containing protein; translated protein: MKANKKLIILILSICAIIFLAKQFGLADFATTQKLTLLLEGNLLLSSLIFIALFCVANLFYIPGWIIISAPILVFPTHIAYILILTGAITACCSSFFLISFFGKGLLNELKNKYANKALRQLEAHPIRTIFILRVLMQTNPALNYTLSMSRVKFKDYFLGTVLGLPVPVALYCLFYDFIVDFLGRS
- a CDS encoding NAD(P)/FAD-dependent oxidoreductase → MKNLAIIGGGPIGLYTAIKLAKRGHKVTLFEKRSWPIDKVCGQGIMPSGVDNLINIGMTFTPFNSFTLNSIEYIERNSILRGNLHGPAVGTKRTELSEQLFNIASQNPHITLCPETKIDSINEKEDSYTLTIGPNILEFDFIFACDGLNSWTRKNTGHSKKRIIPSRIGARIHYDIAPWSNSVQVYWSDSIEAYVTPISNKTIEVAFLWFKDSIESGANLKSKLLSHFPLLREKLIEEKSLNDFKGYGPFDEVSSSISHKNLFFLGDAYHFLDGITGEGISLGIKASNIITDNFDNFGIKEKLKINFLYMNYWIWTHLALLMSKSPFTRKIIFFFAKRNKYLFNYILKLNDLNLALLK